In Desulfuromonadaceae bacterium, a single genomic region encodes these proteins:
- a CDS encoding acetylornithine transaminase, with protein sequence MSSAQEWIDRGEQVIMKTYGRYPIVPVKGEGCRLWDADGKMYLDFLAGVAVNNLGHCHPRVVQAIQEQAATLIHCSNYYHIPNQIELAELLCNHSFADQAFFCNSGAEANEAAIKLARKYSRETRGENCFEIITAADSFHGRTMATVSATGQEKVQRFFDPLLHGFKHVPFNDIVALRAAVSSLTCAILLEPIQGEGGVKVPSADYFREVRQLCDEQGLLLIFDEVQTGLGRTGKLFAHEHFGVTPDIMTLAKALAGGAPIGTMLSTAKVATAFSPGTHGSTFGGNPLMTAAALAALHALLDEGLLENANRMGDYLMAELQRLKTRYPVITEVRGIGLMVGMGLTIPAGEIVKRGHERGVLLNVTQDRVLRFVPPLVVTRVEIDEMIAILDTILAEIHSSEVGEK encoded by the coding sequence ATGAGTAGTGCACAAGAATGGATCGACCGCGGGGAGCAGGTGATTATGAAAACTTATGGCCGTTACCCGATTGTCCCGGTCAAGGGCGAAGGGTGCCGGTTGTGGGATGCCGACGGCAAGATGTATCTCGATTTTCTTGCCGGGGTGGCGGTGAACAACCTTGGCCATTGCCACCCACGGGTAGTGCAGGCGATTCAGGAACAGGCGGCGACCCTCATCCATTGTTCCAACTATTATCATATTCCCAACCAGATTGAGCTGGCTGAGCTGCTCTGCAATCACTCGTTTGCCGACCAGGCTTTCTTCTGTAATTCGGGAGCGGAAGCGAACGAAGCGGCAATCAAGCTGGCGCGCAAGTACAGTCGCGAGACGCGGGGTGAAAACTGTTTTGAAATTATCACCGCCGCCGATTCTTTCCACGGACGGACGATGGCGACGGTGTCAGCCACCGGCCAGGAAAAGGTCCAGCGCTTTTTCGATCCGCTCCTGCACGGTTTCAAGCATGTCCCCTTCAACGACATTGTCGCGCTGCGCGCGGCTGTCTCGTCGCTCACCTGCGCGATTCTCCTCGAACCGATTCAGGGGGAGGGTGGGGTCAAGGTGCCCTCGGCCGACTATTTCCGGGAGGTTCGCCAACTGTGTGACGAGCAGGGACTGCTGCTGATCTTCGATGAAGTTCAGACCGGTCTGGGGCGCACCGGCAAGCTCTTTGCCCATGAGCATTTTGGTGTGACTCCGGACATCATGACCCTGGCCAAAGCTCTCGCTGGCGGGGCCCCCATCGGCACCATGCTGTCCACCGCCAAGGTCGCGACGGCCTTTTCGCCGGGAACCCATGGCTCAACCTTCGGCGGCAATCCACTGATGACCGCTGCGGCGCTGGCGGCGCTGCATGCTCTTCTCGACGAAGGGTTGCTGGAGAACGCCAACCGCATGGGCGACTACCTGATGGCGGAGTTGCAGCGGCTCAAAACACGCTACCCGGTGATCACCGAAGTGCGTGGTATCGGGCTGATGGTCGGTATGGGGTTGACGATCCCCGCTGGCGAGATCGTCAAGCGGGGGCATGAACGCGGTGTCCTGCTCAACGTTACCCAGGACCGGGTGCTGCGTTTCGTGCCGCCCCTGGTTGTAACCAGGGTGGAAATCGACGAGATGATTGCCATTCTCGACACGATATTGGCTGAAATCCATAGCAGTGAAGTGGGAGAAAAATAG
- a CDS encoding helix-turn-helix domain-containing protein: MGKKIAELKQELLADEGFKREYDVLEEEFAIASQLIEARKRANLTQAQVALRMGTTQSVVARLESGHPLPSLRSLQRYADAVGGRVEVRVVENS; the protein is encoded by the coding sequence ATGGGCAAGAAAATTGCGGAGTTGAAACAAGAGTTACTTGCCGATGAAGGATTTAAACGCGAATACGATGTACTCGAAGAAGAATTCGCCATTGCCTCACAATTGATCGAAGCCCGCAAGCGCGCCAACCTGACTCAGGCCCAGGTCGCTCTGCGCATGGGTACGACCCAGTCGGTCGTCGCCCGGCTTGAATCAGGGCACCCTCTTCCCAGCCTGCGTTCGTTGCAACGTTATGCGGATGCCGTAGGTGGAAGGGTTGAAGTCCGAGTGGTGGAGAATTCGTGA
- a CDS encoding fibronectin type III domain-containing protein, whose amino-acid sequence MRLPWRLLVTLAVVTPLFLGCGKRGPLRPLGESLPLAPTQVQVLQHGATLELSWSAPDKDEDGSPAQVAGFRIYRLPFLPGEECPECRDDKWLWRELSVTDGRDALRLYDDQVVAGQGYRYRIEPLTVDGFPGSSAQVNRVVVAAPPLPSALVATAGHALVTLSWDAPAAIPGGELLGYHLQRAAGEAPFAPQPLNRTPLVETTYEDVGLTNGVTYRYRVGALWRWGDVVVESDWTKGVSVTPQSAFR is encoded by the coding sequence GTGCGTTTGCCCTGGCGGTTGCTGGTGACGCTCGCGGTGGTCACTCCGCTGTTTTTGGGGTGCGGTAAAAGAGGGCCGTTGCGCCCCCTGGGTGAATCGTTACCGCTGGCACCGACGCAAGTGCAGGTGCTGCAGCACGGCGCGACGCTGGAGCTGAGCTGGAGTGCGCCGGACAAGGATGAAGATGGCAGCCCGGCGCAGGTGGCTGGCTTCCGTATCTATCGTTTGCCCTTTCTGCCGGGGGAGGAGTGCCCCGAATGTCGCGATGATAAATGGCTGTGGCGGGAGCTTTCCGTCACTGACGGTCGCGACGCTTTACGTCTCTACGACGATCAGGTTGTTGCCGGGCAAGGGTATCGTTACCGGATCGAGCCGCTGACGGTTGACGGTTTCCCCGGAAGTTCGGCACAGGTGAACCGGGTGGTTGTGGCCGCGCCGCCGCTCCCCTCAGCCCTTGTTGCAACGGCGGGTCACGCGCTGGTGACCTTGAGCTGGGATGCCCCGGCAGCCATCCCTGGCGGGGAACTGCTCGGTTACCACCTGCAACGCGCTGCGGGGGAAGCACCTTTTGCTCCTCAGCCGCTTAACCGCACCCCCCTGGTTGAGACCACTTACGAGGATGTCGGCCTGACCAACGGTGTGACCTATCGCTATCGGGTCGGCGCGTTATGGCGCTGGGGAGATGTGGTGGTTGAAAGCGACTGGACAAAGGGCGTCAGCGTGACACCACAATCGGCATTTCGATGA
- a CDS encoding LL-diaminopimelate aminotransferase, whose amino-acid sequence MARINDHYLKLKAGYLFPEIGRRVREFNAANPTAKVIRLGIGDVTQPLAPAVLKAFHAAIDDLGTTENFAGYGPEQGYEWLSQVIIEKSYRPLGIELKSSEMFISDGSKCDCANILDIFALDNVVAIGDPVYPVYNDTNVMVGRTGEADDKGYYQGVVYMPCTDENGFVPALPKEKVDIIYLCSPNNPTGTVATKEQLKTWVDYANANGSIIFFDAAYEAFITTPGIPHSIYEIEGAKQCAMEFRSFSKTAGFTGVRCGLVVIPEEVMGTTANGEKFSFNKLWNRRTTTKFNGTSYPVQRAAAAVYSDAGWAQVKATIDYYMDNARIIREGLTAAGITCYGGVDSPYIWLKTPGGMTSWDFFDKLLNECHVVGTPGSGFGPSGEGYFRLSAFGDKASVETAVARIREKWGK is encoded by the coding sequence ATGGCACGGATCAATGATCATTATCTGAAACTCAAGGCCGGTTACCTCTTTCCCGAGATCGGTCGGCGGGTGCGTGAATTCAACGCTGCCAACCCGACCGCCAAGGTCATCCGGCTCGGTATCGGCGATGTCACCCAGCCGCTCGCCCCGGCGGTGCTCAAGGCGTTCCATGCCGCGATCGACGACCTCGGCACCACCGAGAACTTCGCCGGTTATGGCCCGGAGCAGGGCTATGAGTGGCTCTCTCAGGTGATCATTGAGAAGAGCTATCGGCCGCTCGGCATTGAGCTGAAGAGCTCCGAGATGTTCATCTCCGACGGTTCCAAGTGCGACTGCGCCAATATCCTCGATATCTTCGCGCTGGATAACGTCGTCGCCATCGGCGATCCGGTCTATCCGGTCTACAACGACACCAACGTCATGGTCGGCCGCACCGGCGAGGCGGATGACAAAGGCTACTACCAGGGCGTGGTCTACATGCCGTGCACCGACGAAAACGGTTTCGTTCCGGCGCTCCCCAAGGAAAAAGTCGACATCATCTACCTCTGCTCGCCAAACAACCCGACCGGCACTGTCGCCACCAAAGAGCAGCTCAAGACCTGGGTCGACTATGCCAACGCCAACGGCTCAATCATCTTTTTCGATGCCGCTTACGAGGCGTTCATTACCACCCCCGGCATCCCGCACTCAATCTACGAGATCGAAGGAGCCAAGCAGTGCGCTATGGAGTTTCGTTCCTTCTCCAAGACGGCTGGTTTTACCGGGGTGCGTTGCGGGCTGGTGGTGATCCCCGAAGAGGTGATGGGCACCACCGCGAACGGCGAAAAGTTCAGCTTCAACAAACTCTGGAACCGGCGCACTACCACCAAATTCAACGGCACCTCCTACCCGGTCCAGAGGGCCGCTGCGGCGGTCTACAGCGACGCGGGCTGGGCACAGGTCAAGGCGACCATTGACTATTACATGGATAACGCTCGTATCATTCGTGAAGGGCTGACCGCCGCTGGCATTACCTGTTACGGTGGCGTCGATTCGCCCTACATCTGGCTGAAGACGCCGGGCGGAATGACCAGCTGGGACTTCTTTGACAAACTGCTCAACGAGTGCCACGTCGTCGGCACGCCGGGGAGTGGCTTCGGACCGAGCGGTGAAGGCTACTTCCGTCTCTCCGCGTTCGGCGACAAGGCCAGCGTCGAGACCGCAGTGGCGCGGATCAGAGAAAAGTGGGGGAAGTGA
- the argH gene encoding argininosuccinate lyase, with amino-acid sequence MSKLWGGRFTQPTDKFVEEFTASIEFDQRLWRYDIQGSKVHAAMLGRQGIIAVAEAEQISAGLDALLAEIEAGKVEFTVALEDIHMNVESRLIERIGAVGGKLHTGRSRNDQVALDIRLYLRDEIEIILGYLRALEDALLQQAEANLDIIMPGFTHLQTAQPILYSHHLLAYREMIARDISRLHDMRVRFNVLPLGAGALAGTTFPIDREWVAQQLGFDGVTRNSLDSVSDRDFAIEFCSCASLLMMHLSRLAEELILWSSADFNFIELSDAFCTGSSIMPQKKNPDVPELVRGKTGRVYGNLISLLTLMKSLPLAYNKDMQEDKEPLFDTIDTVKGSLKVFAEMIAQMQVKGENMRVAAARGFSTATDVADYCVRKGLPFRQAHEVVGKTVRYCVENGKDIPELSLEEFRAFSALIDADIYDFITLEASVNARSATGGTARAAVEREIARARAQRNG; translated from the coding sequence ATGAGTAAACTTTGGGGCGGACGATTCACCCAGCCAACGGACAAATTTGTCGAAGAGTTCACGGCCTCGATCGAGTTCGACCAGCGCCTCTGGCGTTACGATATTCAGGGTTCGAAGGTGCACGCCGCGATGCTTGGTCGTCAGGGGATCATCGCCGTTGCCGAGGCTGAGCAGATCAGCGCCGGGCTTGATGCGCTCCTGGCCGAGATCGAAGCGGGCAAGGTTGAGTTTACGGTGGCCCTTGAAGACATCCACATGAATGTGGAATCACGTTTGATCGAGCGGATCGGCGCGGTCGGTGGCAAGCTGCACACCGGTCGCAGCCGTAACGATCAGGTGGCGCTTGATATCCGTCTTTACCTGCGTGACGAGATCGAGATCATCCTCGGCTATCTGCGCGCACTCGAAGATGCGCTGCTTCAGCAGGCCGAGGCGAACCTCGACATTATCATGCCTGGTTTCACCCACCTGCAGACCGCCCAGCCGATCCTCTACAGCCATCACCTGCTCGCCTACCGGGAGATGATTGCCCGCGATATTTCGCGCCTGCACGATATGCGCGTGCGCTTCAACGTTCTGCCGTTGGGTGCCGGGGCTCTGGCCGGCACCACCTTCCCGATCGATCGTGAGTGGGTCGCGCAGCAGCTCGGTTTTGACGGCGTAACGCGCAATTCCCTCGACAGCGTGTCGGACCGTGACTTTGCCATTGAGTTTTGCAGCTGTGCCAGTCTTTTGATGATGCACCTCTCGCGTCTCGCGGAGGAGTTGATCCTCTGGTCGAGCGCCGATTTCAATTTCATCGAGCTTTCCGACGCCTTCTGCACCGGCAGTTCGATCATGCCACAGAAGAAAAACCCCGATGTGCCGGAACTGGTGCGCGGCAAGACCGGCCGGGTTTACGGCAACCTGATCAGTTTGCTGACGTTGATGAAATCGCTCCCTCTCGCCTACAACAAGGACATGCAAGAGGACAAGGAACCGCTTTTCGATACCATCGACACGGTCAAGGGGAGTCTCAAGGTTTTTGCCGAGATGATCGCGCAGATGCAGGTCAAGGGAGAGAATATGCGCGTGGCCGCTGCACGCGGTTTTTCGACGGCCACCGATGTCGCTGACTACTGTGTGCGCAAAGGGCTGCCGTTCCGCCAGGCTCACGAGGTGGTCGGCAAAACCGTGCGTTACTGTGTGGAGAACGGCAAGGATATCCCGGAACTCAGCCTTGAAGAATTTCGTGCATTTTCTGCACTGATCGATGCAGATATTTATGATTTCATAACTCTTGAGGCCTCCGTTAACGCCCGCTCCGCCACCGGCGGCACCGCACGAGCGGCGGTGGAGCGAGAGATCGCCCGCGCCCGTGCGCAGCGCAACGGGTAA
- the argB gene encoding acetylglutamate kinase, with the protein MQELINKAKVLMEALPYIQRFRNQTIVIKYGGNAMVEEHLKEGFARDVILLKYIGLNPVIVHGGGPQIGKVLAAMGITTAFVQGMRVTDAATMDVVEMVLGGKVNKEIVANINRHGGKAVGLTGKDGHLLTARKLELTAINPDTLTPEIIDVGMVGEVETVRPEILRALEKENFIPVIAPVGVGLNGETYNINADLVAGRVAGALKAEKLILLTDIEGVKGKDGKLISTIDIRRVPDLINDGTISGGMIPKVNCCVDAIEEGVIKTHIIDGRMEHACLLEIFTDKGIGTAIARFDQ; encoded by the coding sequence ATGCAGGAATTAATCAATAAAGCCAAGGTGCTGATGGAGGCTCTGCCTTATATCCAGCGCTTCCGCAACCAGACGATCGTTATCAAGTATGGCGGCAACGCGATGGTCGAGGAACACCTCAAAGAGGGGTTCGCCCGCGATGTTATCCTGCTCAAATACATTGGACTTAATCCGGTCATTGTCCACGGCGGTGGTCCGCAAATCGGCAAGGTACTGGCGGCGATGGGGATAACCACCGCATTCGTTCAGGGGATGCGCGTTACCGACGCGGCGACGATGGATGTGGTCGAGATGGTTCTCGGCGGCAAGGTCAATAAAGAAATCGTTGCCAATATCAATCGTCATGGTGGCAAGGCGGTCGGACTGACGGGGAAGGATGGTCATCTGCTGACCGCGCGCAAGCTGGAACTGACGGCCATTAACCCCGACACGTTGACCCCCGAAATTATCGATGTCGGGATGGTTGGCGAAGTTGAAACGGTGCGCCCGGAGATTCTCCGTGCCCTGGAGAAAGAAAATTTCATTCCGGTGATCGCGCCGGTCGGTGTCGGCCTCAACGGTGAGACTTACAACATTAACGCCGATCTGGTCGCGGGGCGGGTGGCGGGCGCCCTGAAGGCGGAAAAGCTGATTCTGTTGACCGATATCGAAGGAGTCAAGGGGAAGGATGGCAAGCTGATCTCGACGATCGATATTCGCCGGGTGCCTGATCTGATCAACGATGGCACCATTTCCGGGGGGATGATTCCGAAGGTGAACTGTTGTGTCGATGCGATCGAAGAAGGCGTCATCAAGACCCATATCATCGACGGGCGGATGGAGCATGCCTGTTTACTGGAAATTTTTACCGACAAGGGAATCGGTACCGCGATTGCGAGGTTTGACCAATGA
- the dapA gene encoding 4-hydroxy-tetrahydrodipicolinate synthase: MFSGSMVAIVTPFNTQGHVDEEKYRQLIEFQIENGTDVIVPCGTTGESATLDFEEHARVIQICIEQVNKRIPVIAGTGANCTAEAIQLSQNARQMGADALLLVCPYYNKPSQEGIYQHYKKLAAEVALPQVLYNVPGRTGVNITAATTIRLAEISNIVAIKEASGSLVQASEILAAAGDKIDVISGDDFLTFPMMVCGAKGVISVSANAIPAQVKAMVSATQRGDYATARDLHLSLLNFHNAMFIESNPVPVKTTLALMGKIAADVRLPLVGMNDATLEKLKVILKHYDLI; encoded by the coding sequence ATGTTCAGTGGTTCCATGGTTGCCATCGTCACCCCGTTCAATACCCAGGGGCACGTCGATGAGGAAAAGTACCGTCAGCTGATCGAGTTCCAGATTGAGAACGGCACGGATGTTATCGTGCCCTGCGGGACGACCGGCGAATCGGCGACGCTTGACTTTGAAGAGCACGCGCGAGTCATTCAGATTTGCATCGAACAGGTCAACAAGCGGATTCCGGTGATCGCCGGAACCGGGGCAAACTGTACCGCCGAGGCGATTCAACTGTCGCAAAACGCCAGGCAGATGGGTGCTGACGCTCTGTTGCTCGTCTGCCCGTATTACAACAAACCCTCGCAGGAGGGGATCTATCAGCACTACAAAAAACTCGCGGCAGAAGTGGCGTTGCCGCAGGTGCTCTATAACGTGCCAGGGCGCACCGGGGTCAATATCACCGCCGCGACCACGATCCGTCTGGCCGAGATCAGCAACATTGTTGCGATTAAGGAGGCGTCCGGTTCGCTGGTGCAGGCCAGCGAGATTCTGGCTGCGGCCGGCGACAAGATCGACGTTATCTCCGGCGACGACTTCCTGACCTTTCCGATGATGGTCTGCGGCGCCAAGGGGGTCATCTCGGTGTCGGCCAACGCGATCCCCGCCCAGGTCAAGGCGATGGTCAGCGCGACGCAGCGGGGGGATTATGCCACCGCCCGCGACTTGCACCTGTCGCTGCTCAATTTCCACAATGCGATGTTCATCGAGTCGAACCCGGTGCCGGTCAAGACGACTTTAGCTTTGATGGGGAAGATAGCGGCGGATGTGCGTTTGCCACTGGTCGGGATGAACGACGCGACACTGGAAAAATTAAAGGTCATTCTGAAACATTACGATCTGATCTAA
- a CDS encoding type II toxin-antitoxin system RelE/ParE family toxin produces the protein MKWRVEFLDERVEKEYLDLPQDMQARFIRISELIEKHGIENVGLPHIRPLEGKLWEMRSKGKTGISRGIYVTVTGRRVVILRIFIKKTQKTPAKEIKLAKQRMKEI, from the coding sequence ATGAAGTGGAGAGTTGAGTTCTTGGATGAAAGGGTCGAGAAGGAATATCTTGATTTACCCCAAGATATGCAGGCCCGTTTTATACGTATTTCGGAATTGATTGAAAAGCACGGAATTGAAAATGTTGGTTTACCGCACATTCGTCCGCTCGAAGGCAAGCTCTGGGAAATGCGCTCCAAAGGGAAAACCGGAATTTCGCGAGGGATATACGTCACGGTGACAGGAAGGCGCGTTGTCATCCTCAGGATTTTCATCAAGAAGACACAAAAAACACCCGCGAAGGAAATTAAGTTGGCCAAACAACGCATGAAGGAGATCTGA
- the dapB gene encoding 4-hydroxy-tetrahydrodipicolinate reductase, translated as MIKIAVTGAAGRMGGRIVALATESADLQVIGAVEMAGHARLGEDAGSVAGCGALDVKIVDSLETALADADMLIDFTWPEVTLSNAAVCEKLGKAMIVGTTGMNPEQRRKIERIAQTVPVVFAPNMSVGVNLCFKVLKDIAATLGDAFDVEIVELHHNKKKDSPSGTAVRMGEIVADALGRDYPQVANYHREGMCGERSVEEIGMQTVRGGDIVGEHTVYFVGMGERIELTHRAMSRDMFARGAIRAAAWLGGKPEGLYDMQDVLGLK; from the coding sequence ATGATAAAAATAGCAGTTACCGGAGCCGCGGGCCGGATGGGTGGCCGGATCGTTGCCCTCGCCACCGAATCCGCCGATTTGCAGGTGATCGGTGCCGTAGAGATGGCTGGACATGCTCGTTTGGGCGAGGATGCTGGAAGCGTCGCCGGTTGCGGTGCGCTGGATGTCAAGATCGTGGACTCGCTCGAAACGGCGCTGGCCGACGCTGACATGCTGATCGATTTCACCTGGCCGGAAGTCACGCTGAGCAATGCTGCGGTGTGCGAGAAACTTGGCAAGGCGATGATCGTCGGCACCACCGGCATGAATCCCGAACAGCGTCGCAAAATCGAGCGCATTGCGCAAACAGTTCCGGTGGTCTTTGCCCCGAACATGAGTGTCGGGGTGAACCTCTGCTTTAAAGTACTCAAGGATATTGCCGCCACCCTTGGCGACGCCTTTGATGTCGAGATTGTCGAGCTGCATCACAATAAAAAAAAGGATTCCCCTTCCGGCACTGCCGTACGCATGGGCGAAATCGTTGCTGATGCCCTCGGACGCGACTATCCGCAGGTCGCCAACTACCATCGCGAAGGGATGTGCGGCGAGCGTAGCGTTGAGGAAATCGGCATGCAGACAGTGCGCGGCGGTGATATCGTCGGCGAGCATACCGTCTACTTTGTCGGCATGGGAGAACGGATTGAACTCACCCACCGGGCGATGAGTCGTGACATGTTCGCGCGTGGCGCGATCCGTGCGGCGGCCTGGCTCGGCGGTAAGCCTGAAGGTCTGTACGATATGCAGGATGTTCTGGGTCTTAAATAA
- the argF gene encoding ornithine carbamoyltransferase codes for MNKDFLALSDWSREDLEKLFELTRELKAMQQSGKVHQLLKGKTLGMLFEKSSTRTRVSFEVGMFQLGGHALFLSSSTTQMGRGESIKDTGRVMSRYVDGIMIRTFSQAAVEELARCSTIPVINGLTDMYHPCQLMADLFTVSEHKANYRDLTYCWIGDGNNMANSWINAALIFGFELRVATPPGYEPDATVMARAAAAGAKVTYTNDPFAAARGADVLNTDVWASMGQEDEQAQRVVAFAGFQLNEELVAVAAPDCIVLHCLPAHRDEEITDAVIEGPHSVVFDEAENRLHVQKAIMATLMQ; via the coding sequence ATGAACAAAGATTTTCTGGCTCTGTCCGATTGGTCACGTGAGGATCTCGAAAAGCTCTTTGAGCTGACCCGCGAATTGAAGGCCATGCAGCAAAGTGGCAAGGTTCACCAGCTGCTCAAGGGGAAGACCCTCGGCATGTTGTTTGAGAAGAGTTCGACCCGCACCCGCGTGTCGTTCGAAGTCGGCATGTTTCAACTCGGTGGTCACGCCCTGTTTCTCTCTTCGTCAACCACCCAGATGGGGCGCGGCGAATCGATCAAGGATACCGGTCGGGTGATGTCGCGCTACGTTGACGGCATCATGATCCGCACCTTTTCGCAGGCGGCGGTCGAAGAGCTGGCGCGTTGTTCGACGATTCCGGTGATCAACGGTCTGACCGACATGTATCACCCCTGCCAGTTGATGGCCGACCTTTTCACCGTCAGCGAGCACAAGGCGAACTACCGCGATTTGACCTACTGCTGGATCGGCGACGGCAACAACATGGCCAACAGCTGGATCAACGCGGCGCTGATCTTCGGCTTCGAGCTGCGCGTCGCCACCCCACCGGGGTACGAGCCGGATGCCACGGTGATGGCGCGGGCCGCTGCCGCCGGAGCAAAGGTCACGTACACCAATGATCCGTTCGCAGCCGCGCGCGGTGCTGATGTGCTCAATACCGATGTCTGGGCGAGTATGGGGCAGGAGGACGAGCAGGCGCAGCGGGTCGTGGCGTTTGCCGGTTTTCAGCTCAACGAGGAGCTGGTGGCGGTGGCCGCTCCCGACTGCATCGTACTGCACTGTCTGCCAGCACACCGCGATGAGGAGATCACCGACGCGGTAATCGAGGGACCGCACTCGGTGGTCTTTGACGAGGCCGAAAATCGCCTGCATGTGCAGAAGGCGATCATGGCGACGTTGATGCAATAA
- a CDS encoding argininosuccinate synthase, translated as MSKHGQVKKAVLAYSGGLDTSIILKWLVEEYGCEVVAYSADLGQGEELDGIPAKARATGASSCHIMDLKEEFARDFVFPMFRANAIYEGRYFLGTSIARPLIAKAQMEIAKQEGADAVSHGATGKGNDQVRFEIAYYHFDPAVKVIAPWREWDMNSRTALEAYAKQHGIPVPTSKKFPWSSDRNLLHISFEGDVLENPWAEAPEEMYVLTTKPEDAPDQAEFVEIEFEKGDAVAVNGERLSPAKLLAKLNELGGRHGIGRVDLMENRFVGMKSRGVYETPGGTILEEAHRGVESITMDREVMHLRDSLVARYAAMIYNGFWFAPERRVLQALIDESQQTVNGMARVKLYKGHCRLVGRDSAHDSLFNVDFATFEADEVYNQADAEGFIKLNALRLRIAAIQRATRK; from the coding sequence ATGAGCAAACACGGGCAAGTTAAAAAAGCAGTGCTCGCCTATTCGGGCGGGTTGGATACGTCGATTATCCTCAAATGGCTGGTCGAGGAATACGGGTGTGAAGTCGTCGCCTACTCGGCTGACCTCGGCCAGGGGGAAGAGCTTGACGGCATTCCGGCCAAAGCCAGGGCGACCGGCGCCAGCAGCTGCCACATCATGGATCTGAAGGAAGAGTTCGCGCGCGATTTCGTTTTCCCGATGTTCCGCGCCAACGCCATCTACGAAGGACGCTACTTCCTCGGCACTTCCATCGCCCGCCCCTTGATCGCCAAGGCGCAGATGGAGATTGCCAAACAGGAAGGGGCCGACGCGGTTTCCCACGGCGCCACCGGCAAGGGGAACGACCAGGTGCGGTTTGAGATTGCCTACTACCACTTCGACCCGGCAGTCAAGGTCATTGCGCCGTGGCGCGAATGGGATATGAACAGCCGTACCGCGCTTGAGGCCTACGCCAAGCAGCATGGCATCCCGGTGCCGACCAGCAAGAAGTTTCCGTGGAGCTCCGACCGCAACCTGCTGCACATCTCTTTTGAGGGGGACGTGCTGGAGAACCCCTGGGCCGAAGCTCCGGAAGAAATGTACGTGCTGACCACCAAGCCGGAGGACGCGCCGGATCAGGCCGAGTTTGTCGAGATTGAATTTGAAAAAGGGGATGCGGTTGCGGTGAACGGCGAACGCCTCTCCCCGGCCAAACTCCTTGCCAAACTCAACGAACTCGGCGGCAGGCACGGCATCGGTCGCGTCGATCTGATGGAGAACCGCTTCGTCGGCATGAAGAGCCGTGGCGTCTATGAGACCCCCGGTGGCACCATTCTCGAAGAAGCCCATCGCGGCGTCGAGTCGATCACCATGGATCGCGAGGTCATGCACCTGCGCGATTCGCTGGTTGCCCGCTACGCGGCGATGATCTACAACGGCTTTTGGTTCGCTCCCGAGCGCCGGGTACTCCAGGCACTGATCGATGAATCACAACAGACGGTCAACGGCATGGCGCGCGTCAAACTTTACAAAGGCCACTGCCGTCTGGTCGGTCGTGATTCGGCGCATGACTCCCTCTTTAACGTTGACTTCGCCACGTTTGAGGCGGACGAGGTGTACAATCAGGCCGACGCCGAAGGATTTATCAAACTCAATGCCCTGCGTTTGCGGATTGCCGCGATTCAACGGGCAACCAGAAAATAG